The following proteins come from a genomic window of Haloactinomyces albus:
- a CDS encoding PadR family transcriptional regulator has protein sequence MHEFQRGGGRSGCNILHHAAEEPIHGAWMARELASHGYEISPGTLHPTLHRLEADGLLVSEQQTVEGRMRRVYRATDAGREALAADRAALRELAGEVLGDRGSGTEANG, from the coding sequence ATGCACGAGTTTCAGCGGGGGGGGGGGCGATCCGGCTGCAACATCCTGCATCACGCGGCCGAGGAGCCCATCCACGGCGCGTGGATGGCCCGTGAACTGGCCAGTCATGGCTATGAGATCAGTCCGGGCACGTTGCATCCCACGCTGCACCGCTTGGAAGCCGACGGGCTGCTGGTCTCCGAACAACAGACCGTGGAGGGCCGCATGCGGCGGGTGTACCGGGCCACCGACGCCGGGCGTGAGGCCCTGGCCGCCGATCGAGCCGCGCTGCGGGAGTTGGCCGGCGAAGTCCTCGGGGACCGCGGCAGCGGCACCGAGGCAAACGGTTAG
- a CDS encoding APC family permease, translating into MSATSAESSPQLARRLGVFDAVVLGLGSMLGAGVFAAFGPAAAAAGSGLLLALGLAAVVAYCNAMASAQLAACYPESGGTYVYANRRLGPVWGFLAGWGFVVGKTASCAAMALTLGAYAWPAHPVPIAVAAVVVLTGVNYLGVGRTARVTRVLVALTLLALAGVIAAGLGGGAADPAHLTTWFPHGFLGITQAAALLFFAFAGYARIATLGEEVREPARTIPRAIPLALGLVVVIYALVGLAALLAVGPRTLAGSTAPLAAAVRAGGLDGLAMLVRIGGAVASAGVLLSLMAGIGRTSLAMARDAELPTWLAAIHPRYQVPHRAELLLGTVVLVIVLIADLRGVIGFSSFAVLGYYALANASAFTLPGSQRHWLRPLTVLGFAGCLLLAATLPLPSVLVGTAVLLTGLGGRALTTLLRRRQQPHTSHSE; encoded by the coding sequence GTGTCTGCCACATCTGCTGAGTCGTCCCCGCAGCTGGCGCGCCGGTTGGGGGTGTTCGATGCCGTGGTACTCGGGCTGGGCTCGATGCTCGGCGCCGGTGTGTTCGCCGCGTTCGGGCCGGCTGCGGCCGCGGCGGGCTCCGGGCTGCTGCTCGCGCTGGGGCTGGCGGCAGTGGTGGCCTACTGCAACGCCATGGCCTCGGCTCAATTGGCGGCGTGCTATCCCGAATCCGGTGGTACCTACGTCTACGCCAATCGCAGGCTCGGACCCGTCTGGGGGTTTCTGGCCGGGTGGGGTTTCGTGGTCGGCAAGACCGCCAGCTGCGCGGCCATGGCGTTGACACTGGGTGCCTATGCCTGGCCGGCCCATCCCGTGCCGATCGCGGTCGCGGCGGTCGTGGTGCTGACCGGAGTGAACTATCTCGGGGTGGGCAGGACCGCCCGGGTGACCCGCGTGCTGGTGGCGCTGACTCTGCTGGCCCTGGCCGGAGTCATCGCAGCCGGCCTCGGCGGTGGAGCGGCCGACCCGGCACATCTGACCACGTGGTTTCCGCACGGGTTCCTCGGGATCACGCAGGCGGCCGCGCTGCTGTTTTTCGCCTTCGCCGGCTATGCCCGCATCGCCACCCTCGGTGAAGAAGTCCGCGAACCGGCCCGCACCATCCCCCGGGCGATCCCGCTGGCCCTGGGCCTCGTCGTGGTCATCTACGCGCTCGTGGGCCTGGCCGCACTGCTGGCCGTCGGGCCCCGGACACTGGCCGGTTCCACGGCGCCGCTGGCCGCCGCCGTCCGTGCCGGCGGTCTCGACGGGTTGGCGATGCTGGTGCGTATCGGTGGCGCCGTGGCCTCGGCGGGGGTGTTGCTGTCGCTGATGGCCGGCATCGGTCGCACCAGCCTGGCCATGGCCCGCGATGCCGAACTACCCACCTGGCTGGCAGCCATCCACCCGCGCTATCAGGTCCCACACCGCGCCGAACTGCTGCTGGGCACGGTAGTGTTGGTCATCGTGCTGATCGCCGACCTGCGCGGAGTGATCGGGTTTTCCAGCTTCGCCGTGCTGGGCTACTACGCCCTGGCCAACGCCTCGGCGTTCACCCTGCCCGGCTCCCAGCGCCACTGGCTGCGCCCGCTGACCGTGCTCGGCTTCGCCGGATGCCTGTTGCTGGCCGCCACCCTGCCCCTGCCCAGTGTGCTCGTCGGCACCGCAGTCCTGCTGACCGGACTTGGCGGGCGTGCTCTGACCACGTTGCTGCGGCGGCGTCAGCAGCCACACACATCGCATAGCGAGTAG